The proteins below are encoded in one region of Silene latifolia isolate original U9 population chromosome 2, ASM4854445v1, whole genome shotgun sequence:
- the LOC141641563 gene encoding long chain base biosynthesis protein 2a-like, whose protein sequence is MSDFSNDRNKTLIRTEKVKHCLNLGSYNYLGFAAADEYCTPRAIESLKKFSASTCSPRVDGGTTVLHSELEECVAKFVGKPDALVFGMGYATNSAIIPVLIGKGGLIISDSLNHSSIVNGARGSGATISIFQHNIPFVNLVIE, encoded by the exons ATGTCAGATTTTTCTAACGATCGTAACAAGACTTTAAT ACGTACGGAAAAAGTTAAGCATTGTCTTAATTTGGGGTCATATAATTACCTCGGATTTGCTGCAGCCGATGAATACTGCACACCCCGTGCTATTGAATCGTTGAAGAAATTTTCTGCAAGCACCTGTAGCCCACGTGTAGATGGAG GCACTACTGTACTGCATTCTGAATTGGAGGAGTGTGTCGCTAAATTTGTTGGAAAGCCTGATGCTTTAGTCTTTGGGATGGGTTATGCTACAAATTCTGCTATTATACCTGTCTTGATTGGGAAG GGTGGGTTGATTATAAGTGATTCTCTTAATCACAGTTCAATTGTTAATGGTGCTCGAGGATCCGGGGCTACGATTTCCATCTTCCAACACAATA TTCCATTTGTAAATTTGGTGATTGAATGA